A stretch of Geomonas oryzisoli DNA encodes these proteins:
- a CDS encoding restriction endonuclease, producing MDAFEVLVASIFERDGFWVRPSFKVELTKEEKCAIRRPSSPRWELDLIAYKAGTNELRIIECKSYLDSRGVGINAFIGSNEKLKSRFKIFNEQYLCEVVVQRLITQLLGTKSILADPKIIICLAVGKFSSDKDKIAVKELFNHKGWELLDNEWLCRRLKLIAKGSYQNEVLDVVAKILIRTKINRVI from the coding sequence ATGGATGCTTTTGAAGTACTAGTCGCATCAATTTTTGAACGTGACGGCTTTTGGGTCAGACCTAGCTTCAAGGTCGAATTAACAAAAGAAGAAAAGTGTGCCATCCGCCGCCCATCATCGCCGAGATGGGAGCTTGATTTAATTGCTTATAAGGCAGGAACCAATGAGTTGAGAATTATTGAGTGCAAGTCTTACCTAGATTCACGAGGTGTTGGCATAAATGCTTTTATAGGATCAAATGAAAAACTTAAGAGTAGATTCAAAATTTTCAACGAGCAATATTTATGCGAGGTGGTGGTGCAACGCTTGATAACACAACTGCTTGGAACTAAGTCCATTCTTGCTGATCCAAAAATTATTATCTGCCTTGCGGTAGGTAAATTTTCATCTGACAAAGACAAAATAGCAGTTAAAGAATTATTTAATCATAAGGGGTGGGAACTGTTAGATAATGAGTGGTTGTGTCGTAGATTGAAATTAATTGCTAAGGGCAGCTATCAAAATGAAGTTTTAGATGTTGTTGCTAAGATTCTTATCCGCACTAAAATTAATCGTGTTATCTGA
- a CDS encoding ArdC family protein, with product MCKTYDVINSKIVELLEGGTVPWRKTWHSASNYPKNLVTKKEYRGVNVFILACQEYTSPYWLTFKQCQDNGGHVRKGEKSSPVIFWKWIDRKDADDADTGETRNGNAPLLRYYSVFNIEQTEGIEAPPSPDVIMNPFTPIDRAEQIISGMPLKPQIHYGGNQPSYSPVLDYVKMPVAEAFESPEEYYSTLFHELAHSTGHPSRVGRKGIMEPAYFGSHEYSKEELVAEMGAAFLCGITGIENQTVENSAAYIAGWLKALKDDKTLLIHAAAQAQKSSDYIINRKEVEEEATEDTAA from the coding sequence ATGTGTAAGACCTATGACGTGATTAACAGCAAGATCGTGGAACTATTGGAAGGTGGAACCGTACCATGGAGGAAAACATGGCACTCAGCATCCAACTACCCGAAGAACCTGGTAACCAAGAAGGAGTATCGGGGAGTCAACGTCTTCATCCTGGCCTGCCAGGAGTACACCAGTCCGTATTGGCTGACGTTCAAGCAGTGCCAAGACAATGGTGGTCATGTTCGGAAAGGAGAGAAATCGTCGCCGGTAATCTTCTGGAAATGGATAGACCGCAAGGATGCCGATGATGCTGATACTGGTGAGACCAGGAATGGTAATGCGCCATTACTAAGATACTACTCGGTCTTCAATATTGAGCAGACAGAGGGAATAGAAGCACCGCCATCACCAGATGTCATCATGAATCCCTTCACTCCCATAGACAGAGCCGAACAGATCATATCCGGTATGCCTCTTAAGCCCCAGATCCACTATGGAGGTAATCAGCCCTCATACTCCCCCGTTCTAGATTACGTCAAAATGCCTGTAGCAGAGGCCTTCGAATCACCAGAAGAGTATTACTCTACCTTGTTTCATGAATTGGCCCATAGTACCGGACATCCCAGCAGAGTAGGACGAAAAGGCATAATGGAGCCTGCTTACTTCGGGAGTCATGAATATTCCAAGGAAGAACTGGTAGCAGAGATGGGGGCTGCTTTCCTATGTGGGATTACTGGTATCGAGAATCAGACTGTGGAGAACTCTGCTGCCTATATCGCTGGATGGTTGAAGGCTCTAAAGGACGACAAGACGTTGTTGATCCATGCAGCAGCCCAAGCTCAGAAGTCCAGCGACTACATCATCAACAGGAAGGAGGTAGAAGAGGAAGCAACAGAAGATACCGCAGCATAA
- the istB gene encoding IS21-like element helper ATPase IstB produces MTDLAASLRHLKLSRLADHLDSWLQDAAKGEWGYHEFLQRLVEEEVAAKKDKRTEMGTRMARLPFIKTLDSFDYTYQPSLDPKRIKELSACRWVENGENVIFLGPPGVGKTHLSVGLGVEAIRRGYRTLFITAQGLITALARAHAENRLDDKLKFYCQPKLLIVDEIGYIPIDRLGANLFFQLISRRYEKGAMIMTSNQPFSNWGEVFGDQVIASAILDRVLHHAISVSIKGESYRLKEKLKAGLLAKHIEQS; encoded by the coding sequence ATCACCGACCTCGCTGCATCGCTTCGCCACTTGAAACTCTCCCGCCTCGCCGACCACCTGGATAGCTGGCTCCAGGATGCCGCCAAGGGCGAGTGGGGCTATCACGAATTTCTCCAGCGCCTGGTCGAAGAAGAGGTGGCCGCGAAGAAGGACAAGCGCACCGAGATGGGGACCCGCATGGCACGGCTCCCCTTCATCAAGACGCTCGACTCATTCGACTACACTTATCAGCCGTCGCTCGATCCTAAGCGGATCAAGGAGCTCTCAGCCTGCCGCTGGGTCGAAAACGGCGAAAATGTAATCTTCCTTGGCCCTCCTGGCGTCGGCAAGACCCACCTCTCGGTCGGCCTTGGAGTCGAGGCGATCCGCCGTGGCTACCGGACCCTCTTCATCACCGCCCAGGGGCTGATTACCGCACTTGCACGGGCGCACGCGGAGAACCGGCTGGATGACAAGCTCAAGTTTTACTGCCAGCCTAAACTTTTGATCGTCGACGAGATAGGCTACATCCCCATTGACCGGTTGGGCGCAAATCTTTTCTTCCAGCTCATCTCGCGCCGGTACGAGAAAGGGGCGATGATCATGACCTCTAACCAGCCCTTTTCAAACTGGGGCGAGGTCTTCGGCGACCAGGTCATCGCCAGCGCCATTCTGGACCGGGTGCTGCACCACGCGATCTCTGTCAGCATCAAGGGCGAAAGCTACCGCCTCAAGGAGAAGCTCAAGGCCGGACTGCTGGCTAAACACATCGAGCAGTCATAA
- a CDS encoding DUF4276 family protein — protein sequence MKIGIIVDGQAESQALRFIVDKIKIAGTQIVAPLYSDLQPRATPHQIVRSACGKIEILNAKNVDQIVLLIDLDDRRECHVAFADSINKAISDMKLPNITAVVKNKCFENWLIADHNGISKMVNRFKLSQAFINSVCKNKADNVLKAEELINSIANKTKYKKGIDSVEMSKCVDPMNIALNSRSFRRFLRVIGHSKYSTQSKQP from the coding sequence GTGAAGATTGGGATTATTGTTGATGGCCAAGCAGAGTCACAAGCTCTCCGGTTTATTGTGGATAAAATCAAAATTGCAGGTACTCAGATCGTGGCACCATTATATTCTGATTTGCAGCCAAGGGCGACTCCTCACCAAATTGTAAGATCGGCTTGTGGGAAAATTGAAATATTGAATGCAAAAAATGTTGATCAAATTGTCTTACTCATTGATTTAGATGATAGGCGGGAGTGTCACGTCGCTTTTGCTGATAGTATTAATAAAGCTATAAGTGACATGAAGTTACCTAATATCACTGCAGTAGTAAAAAACAAATGTTTTGAAAATTGGCTTATAGCTGATCATAATGGAATATCAAAAATGGTTAATAGGTTTAAATTGTCTCAAGCTTTTATAAACTCTGTTTGTAAAAATAAAGCCGATAATGTTTTAAAAGCAGAAGAGCTTATAAACTCTATTGCTAACAAGACAAAATATAAGAAAGGTATAGATTCTGTAGAAATGTCAAAGTGTGTTGATCCTATGAATATTGCTTTGAACTCAAGATCATTTCGACGATTTTTAAGGGTTATTGGCCACTCTAAATATAGCACCCAAAGTAAACAACCTTAA
- a CDS encoding plasmid pRiA4b ORF-3 family protein — protein sequence MPPKKQIYQFKITLQGIKPPIWRRIQVPSTYTFYDLHVAIQDAMGWLDYHQHEFRIQANTGETFVFGIPREDGSFMLANDRILAGWRHKISKYETIIPRTFMYTYDYGDDWRHKIDFEEIRPAEPGVTYPRCIKGKRACPPEDSGGAWRYPYLLEVLGNPQHPEYEDTVQCIEAQKGDIFDPEHFDPAEVEFDNPKERLRRTNR from the coding sequence ATGCCTCCCAAGAAACAGATCTACCAGTTCAAGATAACCCTCCAAGGAATAAAGCCACCTATCTGGCGTAGAATCCAAGTACCGTCCACATACACCTTCTATGACCTCCACGTTGCCATTCAGGATGCAATGGGGTGGCTCGACTATCACCAGCACGAGTTCAGGATACAAGCTAATACAGGCGAGACTTTTGTGTTCGGCATCCCAAGGGAAGACGGCAGCTTCATGCTAGCAAATGACCGGATACTTGCTGGCTGGAGACACAAGATATCCAAGTACGAGACGATAATCCCCCGCACGTTCATGTACACCTACGACTACGGAGATGATTGGAGACATAAGATCGACTTCGAGGAGATCCGGCCAGCAGAACCAGGTGTAACATACCCTCGATGCATTAAAGGGAAACGTGCATGTCCACCTGAGGATAGTGGTGGTGCTTGGCGATACCCTTATTTGCTGGAAGTGCTGGGAAATCCCCAACATCCTGAATATGAGGATACTGTACAATGTATTGAAGCTCAGAAGGGAGACATCTTCGACCCTGAGCATTTTGATCCTGCTGAGGTTGAGTTTGATAACCCGAAGGAGCGTCTGAGGAGGACGAATAGGTAG
- the ispE gene encoding 4-(cytidine 5'-diphospho)-2-C-methyl-D-erythritol kinase — translation MEKLQLLAPAKVNYRLDVLGKRPDGYHELRMVMQRVALCDDISIALSATPGIRVTCGKKGVPDGPGNIAWRAADALLKLSGKEVGIDIAIDKRIPVAAGLGGGSSDAATVLMGVNQLLGLGLSDEQLMDIGVKLGADVPFFIFKKTALAEGIGDKLTAMESMPSLWVVLVNPGIHVPTAWVYQNLVLTEKGPATIISGSYSSAAEVAGLLSNDLEPVTCGKHPVLNEVKDMLLVAGASGSLMSGSGATVFGIFEDEEVAKKAAADIAAARGWFAEAVQTL, via the coding sequence GTGGAAAAACTGCAACTGCTGGCGCCGGCCAAGGTGAACTATCGGCTTGACGTGCTGGGGAAGAGGCCGGACGGCTACCATGAGCTGCGCATGGTCATGCAGCGGGTCGCCCTTTGCGACGACATATCGATCGCCCTGAGTGCGACTCCCGGTATCCGCGTCACCTGCGGCAAAAAGGGTGTTCCGGATGGCCCCGGCAATATCGCCTGGCGCGCGGCCGATGCGCTCCTGAAGCTTTCCGGAAAAGAGGTCGGCATCGACATCGCCATCGACAAGCGGATTCCCGTGGCGGCCGGCTTGGGTGGGGGGAGTAGCGATGCCGCCACGGTACTCATGGGGGTGAACCAGCTCCTGGGACTGGGCCTCTCCGACGAACAGCTCATGGATATCGGGGTGAAGCTCGGTGCCGACGTTCCCTTTTTCATCTTCAAGAAAACCGCGCTGGCGGAAGGAATCGGGGACAAACTCACCGCCATGGAGTCCATGCCGAGCCTGTGGGTGGTCCTGGTCAATCCCGGTATCCATGTTCCCACCGCCTGGGTTTATCAAAATTTAGTATTGACAGAGAAGGGTCCCGCAACTATAATCAGCGGTTCATACAGCAGTGCGGCAGAAGTTGCCGGGCTATTGTCCAACGACCTCGAGCCGGTCACCTGCGGGAAGCATCCGGTACTGAACGAGGTGAAGGACATGCTGCTCGTCGCCGGAGCCAGCGGTTCGTTGATGTCCGGCAGCGGCGCCACCGTCTTCGGCATCTTCGAGGACGAGGAAGTCGCCAAGAAAGCGGCGGCCGACATAGCCGCAGCGCGCGGCTGGTTCGCGGAAGCGGTGCAGACGCTGTAA
- a CDS encoding tyrosine-type recombinase/integrase, giving the protein MPVDLQPHFPTHFITKSLKTTDLSVAKTISVNLEHSVQRVFTLLRTGMLDGEMITKLISEILPTTRRQLVKTLPDIPAKKHPLSKMIKQYIEFKEPEWTPKTKLEMGGVFRFLLELLGDVDVTDITRQAVLDLRANLMRLPPNLHKRYPDQTIQQLLDRSDIHHMSTKSVNKHVGGIGGLLRYCLDIGVVTVNCATGLKLSEKGRVDEERSSYDVDDLKSIVANLPRKPTLPERYWIPLIGCYSGMRLNEICQLYVEDVQLVEGVWCFSINGAKDKRLKNQASERVLPIHSKLIGLGFIEHWEKVKKAGAPRLWPNLTWTEVHGYSNSFGNWYQRFNREHVTKDPKKVFHSFRHLVTDTLKQAGVQDSLIAELVGHSHGNHAMTMSRYGKRYQPKVLLESLKLLDYGVEIRPWQSS; this is encoded by the coding sequence GTGCCAGTAGACCTACAGCCACATTTCCCCACCCATTTCATTACCAAGTCGTTAAAGACCACAGACTTATCAGTTGCAAAGACCATATCCGTCAACCTTGAGCATTCGGTACAGCGAGTGTTCACCCTCCTGCGAACTGGTATGTTAGATGGTGAAATGATCACCAAACTGATATCTGAGATCCTGCCCACAACAAGGAGGCAGCTTGTCAAGACGCTGCCTGACATACCTGCCAAGAAACACCCTCTGTCTAAGATGATAAAGCAGTACATAGAGTTCAAGGAACCTGAGTGGACACCTAAGACCAAGTTGGAGATGGGCGGTGTTTTCAGATTTTTGCTGGAGCTACTAGGAGACGTTGATGTAACGGACATTACCAGGCAGGCGGTCCTGGACCTGCGAGCTAATCTGATGAGGTTGCCACCGAACCTGCACAAGAGGTATCCAGACCAAACCATACAGCAGTTACTTGACAGATCTGATATCCATCACATGAGCACAAAGTCAGTAAATAAGCACGTAGGAGGGATAGGTGGTTTGCTCCGGTACTGTCTGGACATAGGGGTAGTGACGGTGAATTGTGCAACTGGCTTGAAGTTGTCAGAGAAGGGAAGGGTAGATGAGGAACGAAGCAGCTACGATGTTGATGATTTGAAGTCCATAGTAGCGAACCTACCACGTAAGCCGACCTTACCTGAGCGATATTGGATACCGTTGATAGGCTGTTACTCGGGGATGCGCCTCAATGAAATCTGCCAATTATACGTTGAGGACGTTCAACTAGTAGAGGGTGTATGGTGCTTCAGCATTAATGGGGCTAAAGACAAAAGGCTGAAGAACCAGGCTAGTGAAAGGGTTCTGCCAATACACTCAAAGCTGATAGGCTTAGGGTTCATCGAACACTGGGAAAAGGTCAAGAAAGCTGGTGCCCCTAGGCTGTGGCCGAACCTGACATGGACGGAGGTACATGGATATAGCAACAGCTTCGGCAACTGGTATCAGAGGTTTAACAGGGAACACGTCACTAAAGACCCCAAAAAGGTATTCCACTCGTTCAGGCACTTAGTAACCGACACCCTAAAACAGGCTGGGGTTCAGGACTCACTAATTGCAGAGTTGGTAGGACATAGCCATGGGAACCACGCTATGACCATGAGCAGATATGGTAAGAGGTATCAACCCAAAGTGCTGTTGGAGTCACTGAAACTGTTAGATTACGGTGTGGAAATACGTCCGTGGCAGAGCAGTTAG
- a CDS encoding AAA family ATPase, which yields MEIVSYSVHNYKSLRNVEIVPTGLTTLIGANASGKTNFADSIDFLSKVYKFGLEMAVSIKGGYENIAFRMMRRSKAPITFVIEVSLSDVETKRVYNFTQSRRSSAESPYNSIKYKHEFSFQAKSEGIKSEYKVVSEVFSVAIREHGKRGLVNYKDIVKISRSDNNIDVAYYTQNTLTNYFKNTLRLNTSPSEDYEQLLSPQELMISTVNNYIIRRFISLLSGFTVFRFSPDISRKPGIPTPNPALSFHGENLPAMVDWLMHKHPASWEVVKDAMKEVVPWLENIHVGYLHTKALGLFFKEENINRPWTVEDISDGTIQTLAMLVSTVDPRSTLLFIEEPENSVHPWIIRKLIMRLRSLSEKKTVIITSHSPVLIDLINPSEAWIIYKQQGETKIKKLIELDPDIDRSWEKGKYKLSDYLDSGLVPNAIPGGVL from the coding sequence ATGGAGATTGTAAGTTATTCTGTGCATAATTATAAATCGCTTAGGAACGTCGAAATAGTTCCGACAGGTTTGACTACACTTATTGGAGCTAATGCTTCAGGCAAAACTAACTTTGCAGATTCTATTGATTTTTTATCAAAGGTATATAAATTCGGTTTAGAGATGGCAGTCTCAATTAAAGGTGGATATGAGAATATAGCTTTCAGAATGATGCGCAGATCAAAAGCACCAATCACATTTGTTATCGAAGTGAGTTTGTCTGATGTAGAAACTAAAAGAGTATATAATTTCACACAGTCAAGGCGATCTAGTGCCGAATCTCCCTATAATTCCATAAAATATAAACACGAATTTTCATTTCAGGCCAAGTCAGAAGGCATTAAATCAGAATATAAAGTAGTAAGCGAGGTGTTTTCAGTTGCTATTAGAGAACACGGCAAGAGGGGGTTGGTTAATTATAAAGATATTGTAAAAATATCACGATCCGATAATAATATTGATGTCGCTTATTACACTCAAAATACTCTTACCAATTATTTTAAAAATACTTTACGTTTAAACACAAGCCCTTCGGAGGATTATGAACAACTTCTGTCACCGCAGGAGCTGATGATTTCTACTGTCAACAATTATATTATTCGTAGATTTATTTCATTGTTGTCTGGTTTCACTGTGTTCAGATTTTCTCCGGACATTTCTAGAAAACCAGGGATACCAACTCCAAATCCGGCATTGTCCTTTCATGGTGAAAATCTTCCTGCAATGGTTGATTGGCTTATGCATAAGCATCCAGCAAGTTGGGAGGTTGTCAAGGACGCAATGAAAGAAGTAGTTCCTTGGCTCGAAAACATCCACGTAGGCTATCTTCACACTAAGGCCTTAGGTTTATTCTTTAAAGAAGAAAATATAAATAGGCCATGGACAGTTGAAGATATCTCAGATGGGACAATTCAAACACTGGCAATGCTCGTATCCACTGTTGATCCTAGGAGTACGCTTCTCTTCATAGAAGAACCTGAAAATTCTGTTCACCCATGGATAATCAGAAAATTAATTATGAGGTTAAGATCATTGAGTGAGAAAAAAACAGTGATAATAACATCTCATTCTCCTGTGTTGATTGATTTAATCAATCCATCAGAAGCTTGGATTATTTATAAACAACAAGGTGAAACTAAGATTAAAAAATTAATTGAACTGGACCCTGATATTGATAGGTCATGGGAGAAGGGCAAGTACAAGTTATCTGATTATTTGGATAGTGGCCTTGTCCCTAATGCTATACCTGGAGGGGTTCTGTGA
- a CDS encoding SurA N-terminal domain-containing protein — MEQKKVEITEAELEELKELRKQKLKAKEYARRQAVKNQLILEKAKKQGVTVTKKEIDDRIAALDAAGSDGVSASNDE; from the coding sequence ATGGAACAGAAAAAAGTAGAGATCACGGAAGCTGAACTGGAGGAGTTGAAGGAACTGCGGAAACAGAAGCTAAAAGCCAAGGAGTATGCTCGCAGGCAAGCTGTAAAGAACCAGCTTATCCTTGAGAAGGCTAAAAAACAGGGTGTTACCGTTACCAAGAAGGAGATTGATGACAGGATTGCAGCACTGGATGCAGCAGGTAGCGACGGAGTGTCTGCCTCTAACGATGAGTAA
- the istA gene encoding IS21 family transposase produces the protein MQDALQQTVMLEGTMVDRNKYGAIRELARLGTAKKEIARQLEVTVKTVRRALKKPQWEPYQRPKPTDTVLSQFDEWATSRAEEVNFNAAILFRELKEKGYTGGYEMVKLLVRPLREEFQQRVDAVMRFETGPGKQGQVDWGSAQVWLGDQRVRIHFFAMVLGYSRRLFARAYLDERLPTLLAAHQEAFAWFGGRPSELLYDNPKTIVTDHTASVLTLNTKFADFAGHFGFDPRLCRPHRPQTKGKIESGVKYIKGNFLPGRRFIDLDHLNRELEKWIVEVADVRIHGTTGCRPAERFSEEKLIDVNSVPPYRLETALTRKVARDCMITFGANRYSVPWRFAGQTVQIELWGDEIRILQGEEVIATHQKLVGTGKQRINPAHFQGLFTDRLEKKKEEPPRFDPWWKDEEVMIRDLDIYDHVANM, from the coding sequence GTGCAAGATGCCCTTCAGCAGACTGTCATGCTGGAGGGGACCATGGTCGACAGAAACAAGTACGGAGCGATCCGAGAGCTTGCCCGGCTTGGAACCGCTAAGAAGGAGATCGCCAGGCAGTTGGAGGTGACCGTCAAAACGGTACGTCGTGCCCTCAAGAAGCCGCAGTGGGAGCCGTACCAGCGACCGAAGCCAACAGACACTGTGCTTTCGCAATTCGATGAATGGGCCACCTCCCGTGCTGAGGAGGTTAATTTCAACGCTGCCATCTTGTTCCGCGAACTCAAGGAGAAGGGCTACACCGGCGGATACGAGATGGTAAAGCTGTTGGTGCGCCCCCTGCGCGAGGAGTTCCAGCAGCGAGTGGATGCCGTAATGCGGTTTGAGACCGGTCCCGGAAAGCAGGGGCAGGTGGATTGGGGCAGCGCCCAAGTCTGGCTCGGCGACCAAAGAGTCCGCATCCACTTCTTTGCCATGGTCCTCGGCTACTCTCGCAGGCTCTTCGCTCGCGCATACCTTGATGAGCGCCTGCCGACTCTTCTGGCAGCCCACCAGGAGGCTTTCGCATGGTTTGGTGGCCGCCCTTCAGAACTGCTCTATGACAATCCAAAGACCATCGTTACCGACCATACGGCCAGCGTACTCACCCTCAACACAAAGTTCGCCGACTTTGCCGGCCACTTCGGTTTCGATCCACGGCTTTGTCGGCCTCACCGCCCCCAGACCAAGGGGAAAATCGAGTCGGGCGTGAAGTACATCAAGGGAAACTTCCTGCCCGGGCGCCGTTTCATCGACCTCGACCACCTGAACCGGGAACTGGAAAAGTGGATTGTCGAAGTCGCCGATGTCCGCATCCATGGGACCACCGGATGCCGTCCCGCCGAGAGATTCTCGGAGGAGAAGCTCATCGACGTCAATTCTGTGCCGCCTTACCGACTGGAGACGGCCCTCACGCGCAAGGTGGCCAGAGACTGCATGATAACCTTCGGCGCCAACCGTTATTCAGTGCCGTGGCGGTTCGCTGGGCAAACGGTTCAGATTGAGCTGTGGGGTGACGAGATCCGAATCCTGCAGGGCGAGGAGGTCATCGCCACGCATCAAAAGCTCGTCGGGACCGGCAAACAGCGCATCAATCCGGCTCACTTCCAGGGACTCTTCACCGACCGGCTGGAAAAGAAAAAAGAAGAGCCGCCGCGCTTCGATCCGTGGTGGAAGGATGAGGAGGTCATGATCCGCGACCTCGACATCTACGACCACGTAGCGAACATGTGA
- a CDS encoding PLDc N-terminal domain-containing protein, translating to MFILLVLTISVANAEVYKWEDANGVHFTDNPSSVPAKYRKRQPLEPTSESKAMNPQASTGTNQLASPTMTQTYVPPAIQPTTQQSQATIYQANLEKQKRAMEVVRQQQARALAVNTQNAERAANAFVKFMAVWLLIGGAIFVAWISTIVDIVKSDFTVSSNKTVWMLLVIFLPLLGMLLYFIFGTNQKSRASGWGDNRGFKGRGPDIY from the coding sequence ATGTTTATATTATTGGTTTTAACCATCTCTGTGGCAAATGCCGAGGTATACAAGTGGGAAGATGCAAATGGGGTTCACTTTACGGACAACCCTTCTTCTGTACCCGCAAAGTACCGTAAAAGGCAACCCCTTGAACCTACCTCAGAGTCAAAGGCTATGAATCCACAAGCCAGCACTGGAACAAACCAACTGGCCAGCCCCACGATGACGCAGACTTACGTACCACCTGCAATACAGCCTACCACCCAACAGAGCCAGGCCACTATTTACCAAGCCAATCTTGAGAAGCAAAAACGAGCAATGGAGGTAGTGAGACAGCAGCAGGCTAGAGCTTTAGCTGTCAACACCCAAAACGCTGAAAGAGCTGCCAACGCATTTGTTAAGTTTATGGCTGTATGGCTGTTGATAGGGGGGGCGATATTTGTTGCCTGGATATCAACGATTGTAGATATCGTAAAAAGTGACTTTACCGTTTCATCAAATAAAACAGTATGGATGCTACTGGTTATATTTCTACCACTTCTGGGAATGTTACTTTACTTCATATTTGGTACGAACCAAAAAAGCAGAGCAAGCGGCTGGGGGGATAACAGGGGCTTTAAAGGAAGAGGACCAGATATTTATTAG
- a CDS encoding HNH endonuclease: MELISDAAKEIPGFEGLYAVTRNGVVYSLPRRGVKKLKIMKHVKNMKADYIRVKLSCNGEDDLYYVHRLVAETYIPNPECKPMVNHIDGDKTNNRIENLEWVTRLENQIHAFETGLYPNCKIHPLKKNEVYDLVKSGMPIKDVAERYGMTPGGVRSLVRRYRPEEQRMAA, from the coding sequence ATGGAACTAATATCAGACGCGGCAAAAGAGATACCAGGCTTTGAGGGCCTGTATGCGGTTACGAGGAACGGGGTGGTGTACAGCCTGCCACGTAGGGGAGTCAAAAAACTTAAGATAATGAAACATGTAAAAAACATGAAGGCTGATTACATAAGAGTGAAGCTGAGCTGTAATGGCGAGGACGATTTGTACTACGTGCACAGATTAGTTGCAGAAACATATATACCGAACCCTGAGTGCAAGCCGATGGTGAATCACATCGACGGGGACAAGACCAATAACCGCATTGAGAATTTAGAGTGGGTAACGCGTTTAGAAAATCAAATACATGCTTTTGAAACAGGCCTATACCCTAACTGCAAGATCCACCCGTTAAAGAAGAATGAAGTATACGACCTTGTGAAGTCGGGCATGCCAATAAAAGATGTGGCAGAACGATATGGGATGACGCCAGGTGGAGTTAGATCATTGGTGAGGAGATATAGACCTGAAGAACAGAGAATGGCGGCATAG